Proteins encoded in a region of the Vicia villosa cultivar HV-30 ecotype Madison, WI linkage group LG5, Vvil1.0, whole genome shotgun sequence genome:
- the LOC131604842 gene encoding uncharacterized protein LOC131604842, with amino-acid sequence MDKEWTKLPWFSQEYINGVTQFLDFAFTNGRSQGDEVLCPYAKCKNLYWKTRGIIKYHLIAKGFVKGHEVWLHHGEKLQRSMEIGAGMEDQEGSHDDIPGLLHDIYVDRAEEHRVHEGPNDDARTFYNLFKEAEQELYPGCKDFSTLSFTIRLCLLKYLHVWSNTSFTALLELLKEAMPDLNIPVSFYKTKGMISGLGLDYKKIHACPNNCMLFWKEHEKDNSCTICEASRWKQNALTEGCESEQSKNDYRVPAKSLRHFPLIPRLQRLFMCSKTAESMRWHEEDRSKDGKLRHPTDDKAWKDFDELHPDFSSESRNVRLGLTSDGFNPFRTMSLSHGTWHFLMMVYNTPPWLSMKHEYTMLSLLIPGPKSLGNDIDVYLQPLIEELKELWESDIETYDSSLNQTFRMCATIL; translated from the coding sequence ATGGACAAAGAGTGGACTAAACTTCCATGGTTTAGTCAAGAGTACATCAACGGTGTTACTCAATTTCTAGACTTTGCCTTCACTAATGGAAGATCTCAAGGAGATGAGGTTCTATGCCCTTATGCCAAGTGTAAAAATTTGTATTGGAAAACAAGAGGTATTATTAAGTATCACCTAATAGCCAAAGGTTTTGTAAAAGGTCATGAAGTATGGTTGCACCATGGGGAGAAACTACAAAGGTCTATGGAAATTGGTGCTGGGATGGAAGATCAAGAGGGATCACATGATGACATTCCTGGCTTACTCCATGACATATATGTAGATAGGGCAGAAGAGCACAGAGTTCATGAAGGTCCCAATGACGATGCTAGAACGTTTTACAATTTGTTTAAAGAGGCGGAACAAGAATTGTACCCTGGATGCAAAGACTTCTCTACGTTATCATTCACGATTCGACTCTGCTTGTTGAAATATCTTCACGTCTGGAGCAATACGTCATTCACTGCCCTcttagaattgttgaaagaagCAATGCCTGATTTAAACATTCCTGTATCATTTTACAAGACAAAAGGCATGATAAGTGGTTTAGGCCTTGATTATAAAAAGATCCATGCATGCCCAAACAATTGCATGCTATTTTGGAAAGAGCATGAAAAGGACAATTCTTGCACTATTTGTGAAGCTTCACGGTGGAAACAAAATGCTCTAACTGAAGGATGTGAGTCTGAGCAATCGAAAAATGATTATAGAGTTCCTGCAAAAAGTTTGAGACACTTTCCATTGATTCCTAGACTACAAAGGTTGTTCATGTGTTCAAAGACAGCGGAGTCAATGAGATGGCATGAAGAAGATCGCTCAAAGGATGGGAAATTGAGGCATCCTACTGATGACAAAGCGTGGAAGGACTTTGACGAGCTCCATCCAGATTTTTCTAGTGAGTCCCGCAATGTAAGACTTGGCTTAACGAGCGATGGTTTTAATCCATTCAGGACAATGAGCTTATCTCATGGTACATGGCATTTCTTGATGATGGTATACAACACACCGCCTTGGCTGTCCATGAAACATGAATATACAATGTTGTCGTTATTGATTCCTGGACCAAAATCTCTAGGAAACGATATTGATGTTTACCTCCAGCCATTGATAGAGGAGCTAAAGGAGTTATGGGAATCCGACATAGAGACATATGATTCTTCATTGAATCAAACATTTCGAATGTGTGCAACTATTTTGTAG